Proteins encoded together in one Planctopirus ephydatiae window:
- the ilvE gene encoding branched-chain-amino-acid transaminase → MPLKIFLSDRLVDEADAKVSVFDHGLLYGDGVFEGIRVYGGKVFLHDEHIERLYESARAIRLVIPMEAAALKKAVEETVAANSLSDGYIRLVVTRGAGSLGLDIRKTSNPQVIIIADTITMYPPETYTNGMKLVTASTIRNHPGALSPRIKSLNYLNNIMARIEGTDAGMVEALMLNHKGEVAECTGDNIFIIKNGVLLTPPKDAGILEGITRNAVMRLAREAGYPVKEEPLTRHDLYVADECFLTGTAAEVVAVVSLDGRPIGTGKPGPITNDLLKRFQELTKKGGF, encoded by the coding sequence ATGCCTTTGAAAATCTTCCTTTCGGATCGCCTGGTTGACGAGGCCGATGCCAAAGTCAGTGTCTTCGATCACGGTTTGCTCTATGGCGACGGCGTCTTCGAGGGGATTCGGGTTTATGGCGGCAAAGTCTTCCTGCACGACGAACACATCGAACGCCTCTACGAAAGTGCTCGCGCCATTCGTCTCGTCATCCCCATGGAAGCGGCTGCCCTGAAAAAGGCGGTCGAAGAGACTGTCGCCGCCAACAGCCTTTCGGATGGATACATTCGTCTGGTCGTCACCCGTGGTGCGGGGAGCCTGGGCCTCGATATTCGCAAGACGTCGAATCCCCAAGTGATCATCATTGCCGATACGATCACGATGTACCCTCCCGAGACCTACACGAACGGCATGAAGCTGGTGACCGCCAGCACCATTCGTAATCATCCGGGTGCTCTCAGCCCGCGGATCAAGTCGCTCAATTATCTCAACAACATCATGGCCCGCATCGAAGGGACAGATGCCGGCATGGTCGAAGCGCTGATGCTCAACCATAAAGGCGAAGTCGCCGAATGCACGGGCGATAACATCTTCATCATCAAAAATGGAGTCCTGCTGACTCCTCCCAAGGATGCCGGCATTCTCGAAGGGATTACCCGCAATGCCGTCATGCGCCTGGCTCGCGAAGCAGGCTATCCCGTCAAGGAAGAACCTCTCACCCGGCACGATCTCTACGTGGCCGATGAATGCTTCCTTACAGGGACAGCGGCCGAAGTGGTGGCTGTAGTCAGCCTCGACGGTCGGCCGATTGGCACTGGTAAACCCGGCCCCATCACCAACGACCTGCTCAAGCGCTTCCAGGAACTGACCAAAAAGGGTGGCTTCTAA
- a CDS encoding LOG family protein, producing the protein MEDELPLPIAGEAEEHTLISEQEPEIGGKSAFLAQIREVAEKLERDQATRGDIKIIARAAKELRYAFKVFTPYRLHRKVTVFGSARTPANHPDYLSSVEFGRLMAQNNWMVLTGAGSGIMEGAHVGAGLPMSMGVNILLPFEQQANSVIDGDPKLVTFRFFFTRKLMFVKEVHAVVVYPGGFGTLDELFETLTLIQTGKRDMLPIVLVDQPDCNYWCALQDFIRHQLLDRGLISPADLSLYRIVHSPAAAVSEVLSFYRVYNSMRFVKQNLVLRLNHPISDELLDQLNVEFADLLISGTIERTAAHPFEADEPHLKDLPRLRFHFQRRETGRLRQLIDALNLSPELPSPELSPQQPSLS; encoded by the coding sequence ATGGAAGACGAACTCCCACTCCCGATTGCGGGTGAAGCGGAAGAACACACGCTGATTTCTGAGCAGGAACCAGAGATCGGTGGAAAATCTGCATTCCTGGCCCAGATTCGAGAAGTGGCCGAGAAACTCGAACGTGATCAGGCCACGCGCGGTGATATCAAAATTATTGCCCGGGCCGCTAAAGAACTGCGTTACGCCTTCAAAGTCTTTACTCCTTATCGACTCCATCGCAAGGTGACGGTTTTTGGTTCGGCCCGCACTCCGGCGAATCATCCCGATTATCTCTCATCGGTCGAGTTTGGCCGCCTGATGGCTCAAAACAACTGGATGGTCTTAACAGGCGCGGGGAGCGGCATCATGGAAGGTGCCCATGTCGGTGCCGGTTTGCCCATGTCGATGGGCGTGAACATTCTGCTTCCCTTCGAACAGCAGGCCAACTCGGTCATTGATGGTGATCCGAAGCTGGTCACGTTTCGATTTTTCTTTACCCGCAAACTGATGTTCGTCAAAGAAGTGCATGCCGTTGTGGTCTATCCGGGTGGCTTCGGAACACTCGATGAACTCTTTGAAACACTCACGCTGATCCAGACCGGGAAGCGGGACATGCTGCCTATCGTGCTGGTCGATCAGCCCGATTGCAATTACTGGTGTGCCCTGCAGGATTTCATTCGCCATCAACTTCTGGACCGAGGCCTGATTTCACCGGCTGATCTCTCGCTCTACCGGATCGTCCATTCGCCGGCGGCAGCCGTTTCTGAAGTGCTGAGTTTTTACCGTGTCTATAACAGCATGCGATTTGTCAAACAGAATCTGGTGCTCAGGCTGAACCACCCCATCAGCGATGAACTGCTGGATCAGTTGAATGTCGAGTTTGCCGATCTGCTCATCTCAGGCACGATCGAGCGGACAGCCGCCCATCCCTTCGAAGCGGACGAGCCACATTTGAAAGATCTTCCCCGCTTGCGCTTTCATTTCCAGCGGCGGGAAACCGGGCGCCTGCGGCAATTGATCGACGCCCTCAACCTTTCGCCAGAACTTCCGTCGCCAGAACTTTCCCCTCAGCAGCCATCTTTATCGTGA
- a CDS encoding phage portal protein, translating into MLTFLADTLARWQTQARYRRRVSEQLLQLVERKTSLKDDDVAGWQQISGSTPQSSLPVGSASAWRATRKLHLRDQARQLVSENPHARNLLRLMEIYVAGAGLELTFQAHRPEDQELANAATRLWKEFLSRNSRHFSPREYARRAWRDGEVFLRLFPMPDGSLEVRFIDPEAIAPLPHAPEDEGIVTLPGDVESVVAYHHVDPLTGQWQGDLPAEDVIHTRIGIDSNERRGISLFAPIIDSLSRFDHWLETELTARKLQASLVLWRKIQGTPAQLSQMSESGHTPRERYLPGSILTTSHTTDLQFLSPNTNFGDAVPLGRLLLLCVAAGAGLPEFMLSSDASNASYSSTMVAEGPAVKLFESEQQFFAREFEQLSRAVLRAAAITRGWPEDLLDRIVPHWSFPQLVNRDRPRERLADVQLVEKGILSRAEVARRDHADPHTMRRELNEEAAPGV; encoded by the coding sequence ATGCTCACATTTCTGGCAGATACCCTGGCTCGCTGGCAGACACAGGCTCGCTACCGGCGTCGAGTGAGTGAACAGCTGCTTCAACTGGTCGAGCGAAAAACCTCGCTGAAAGACGACGATGTGGCTGGATGGCAGCAGATCTCGGGCTCCACACCGCAGAGTTCGCTTCCCGTCGGGAGTGCGAGTGCCTGGCGGGCCACCCGCAAGCTGCATCTGCGCGATCAAGCCCGGCAACTGGTGAGTGAAAATCCCCATGCTCGCAACCTGCTGAGGCTCATGGAGATTTATGTGGCGGGTGCCGGTCTTGAACTTACTTTTCAGGCCCATCGACCGGAAGATCAGGAACTTGCCAACGCAGCCACCCGGCTGTGGAAGGAGTTTCTCAGTCGGAACTCCCGCCACTTCTCGCCGCGAGAGTATGCCCGCCGAGCCTGGCGTGATGGCGAAGTCTTCCTGCGACTCTTCCCCATGCCCGATGGTTCACTCGAAGTTCGATTTATCGACCCCGAAGCGATCGCTCCTTTGCCTCATGCTCCGGAAGACGAAGGGATTGTGACTCTGCCTGGCGATGTCGAATCGGTGGTGGCCTATCATCATGTCGATCCACTCACGGGCCAGTGGCAAGGTGACCTTCCCGCCGAAGACGTGATTCACACGCGAATAGGAATCGATTCCAACGAACGACGCGGCATCAGTCTCTTTGCTCCTATCATCGATTCACTTTCCCGATTTGACCACTGGCTGGAGACCGAACTGACAGCCCGGAAGCTGCAGGCTTCGCTGGTTTTATGGCGTAAGATTCAAGGCACGCCCGCTCAACTCTCTCAAATGTCCGAGAGTGGCCATACTCCCCGCGAACGTTATCTGCCGGGAAGTATCCTGACGACCTCCCATACGACCGATCTGCAGTTCCTTTCGCCCAATACGAACTTTGGTGATGCCGTCCCGCTGGGTCGATTGCTGCTGCTTTGTGTGGCGGCTGGTGCGGGTTTGCCGGAGTTCATGCTCTCCAGCGATGCCTCGAATGCCTCTTACTCTTCGACGATGGTGGCAGAAGGTCCGGCCGTCAAGCTCTTTGAGAGTGAGCAGCAGTTCTTCGCCCGTGAGTTCGAGCAGTTGAGCCGGGCCGTGTTACGAGCCGCTGCAATCACACGAGGCTGGCCCGAAGATCTGCTCGATCGCATTGTGCCTCACTGGTCATTTCCGCAGCTCGTCAATCGAGATCGTCCCCGCGAACGGCTGGCTGATGTCCAACTGGTTGAGAAAGGAATTCTCAGCCGGGCCGAAGTTGCCCGCCGCGATCACGCCGATCCACACACCATGCGGCGAGAACTCAATGAAGAAGCCGCACCAGGTGTATGA
- a CDS encoding NTP transferase domain-containing protein, whose protein sequence is MAAPLAIVLAAGKSTRMKSALPKVVHPLFGRPMVEYVFDAARAAGVERLVVVVGHRADEVQAILAHHKDVEFALQTEQKGTGHAVKMCLPALQTHQGPVLILSGDTPLLKVDSLKKLLAAQGAGAAAVIGTAKTQANEGLGRIVRSPEGEFLRIVEERDATPAEKRIQEINTGCYAFDGQKLASALERLQPTNAQGEYYLTDAPALLKADRELVIAADCFDIEEAMGVNTRVQLAEVAQVIKDRTDRQLMAEGVTIVDPRLVSIDPQAKIAADVVIEPFVVIRGAVEIGPDSHIGPHAVLEGPLILPGGSIVKPFQHLPSR, encoded by the coding sequence ATGGCGGCTCCACTGGCAATCGTTCTTGCAGCTGGCAAAAGCACTCGCATGAAGTCGGCACTCCCGAAAGTCGTGCATCCACTCTTCGGTCGCCCCATGGTCGAATACGTCTTCGATGCCGCCCGAGCCGCTGGTGTCGAACGACTCGTCGTCGTGGTGGGCCATCGAGCCGATGAAGTCCAGGCGATTCTGGCACATCACAAAGATGTCGAATTCGCTTTACAGACTGAGCAGAAGGGAACTGGCCACGCCGTCAAAATGTGTCTGCCAGCCCTGCAAACGCATCAGGGGCCAGTGCTGATTCTTTCTGGTGATACTCCACTGCTCAAAGTCGATTCACTCAAAAAACTCCTGGCTGCCCAGGGGGCTGGTGCTGCGGCTGTGATTGGGACAGCCAAGACTCAGGCCAATGAAGGGTTGGGCCGCATTGTCCGTTCTCCCGAAGGTGAGTTTCTGCGCATTGTTGAAGAACGCGATGCGACACCTGCCGAAAAGCGGATTCAGGAGATCAATACCGGATGCTACGCCTTTGATGGTCAGAAGCTCGCCAGTGCTCTCGAGCGACTCCAGCCCACCAATGCCCAGGGCGAGTATTATCTCACAGATGCACCGGCTCTCCTCAAAGCCGATCGAGAATTAGTGATTGCAGCCGACTGCTTCGATATCGAAGAAGCCATGGGCGTCAATACGCGTGTTCAACTGGCCGAGGTGGCACAGGTCATCAAAGATCGAACGGATCGGCAATTGATGGCTGAAGGTGTGACAATTGTGGATCCCCGGCTGGTGTCGATTGATCCTCAGGCGAAGATCGCGGCCGATGTCGTCATCGAACCTTTTGTTGTCATCCGCGGTGCGGTCGAAATCGGGCCTGACAGCCACATTGGCCCGCATGCCGTTCTGGAAGGCCCGTTGATACTCCCTGGAGGTTCAATCGTCAAACCTTTCCAGCATCTTCCCTCACGATAA
- a CDS encoding MFS transporter, with protein MEASRAENSSQQPDDLPVEGKSSRSSRAIALLVAACFFMEHLDSTVIATALPQMAISFGENPVDLNMGLSAYLFALAIFIPLSGWLAERLGARRVFATAIVVFTLASVLCGFSQSLWQFTCARVLQGLGGAMMVPVGRAVVLQATSKQDLLRSIAYLTWPALFGPLIGPPLGGLITTYASWPWIFYLNVPLGVVAFALTLRMIPPIPSEHQHPFDVIGFCLCGLASSCLLYGMELIGQPGENWSLAVSLMIGSLFAGSLMIVHLLRTPHPLFDLRVFWYPTFQVTMLGGGLFRMVVGSTSFLFPQLFQVGFGYSAAKSGFLMLAIFAGNLGMKPATTFMLRRYGIRRVLIVNGLICAATLWACTAIQAQTPVLVIMAILFAGGLSRSMQFTCLNTLAFSDIPPTLTGQANVIFSLGRQLHIGVGIAAAALSLRLSSLWTGSSIDLATAVPSLIDFQITLGLIGGMVVISTFDSWRLAHDAAAEVTGHRI; from the coding sequence GTGGAAGCGAGCCGGGCTGAGAATTCATCACAGCAACCTGACGATCTGCCAGTGGAGGGAAAGAGTTCTCGTTCGTCGAGGGCCATTGCTTTGCTGGTGGCGGCGTGCTTTTTTATGGAGCATCTGGACAGTACGGTGATCGCTACGGCGTTGCCTCAAATGGCGATTTCGTTTGGCGAAAACCCTGTCGATCTGAACATGGGGTTGTCGGCTTACCTGTTTGCCCTGGCGATTTTTATTCCGCTCAGTGGCTGGCTGGCAGAACGACTGGGAGCGAGACGGGTCTTTGCGACGGCAATCGTCGTTTTCACTCTGGCATCGGTGCTGTGCGGGTTCAGTCAGAGTTTGTGGCAATTTACCTGTGCGCGTGTCCTGCAGGGGCTGGGTGGAGCGATGATGGTGCCCGTCGGCCGCGCGGTGGTGCTGCAGGCGACATCGAAGCAGGATCTGTTGCGTTCCATTGCCTATCTCACCTGGCCTGCGCTGTTTGGCCCATTAATCGGGCCTCCCCTGGGCGGGCTGATCACGACATATGCTTCGTGGCCATGGATTTTTTACTTGAATGTCCCCTTGGGAGTGGTGGCCTTCGCGCTGACCTTACGAATGATCCCGCCCATTCCCAGTGAGCATCAGCACCCCTTTGATGTGATTGGCTTCTGCCTGTGCGGTCTAGCGTCGTCCTGTCTGTTGTATGGCATGGAGTTGATTGGCCAGCCGGGCGAAAACTGGAGTCTGGCTGTTTCTTTGATGATTGGCAGTCTGTTCGCGGGGAGTTTGATGATTGTCCATCTGCTGAGAACACCTCATCCACTGTTTGATCTGCGGGTCTTCTGGTATCCCACGTTTCAGGTGACGATGCTGGGGGGAGGTTTGTTCCGCATGGTGGTGGGATCGACCAGTTTTCTGTTTCCACAACTGTTTCAAGTGGGGTTTGGTTACAGCGCAGCGAAGTCAGGGTTTTTGATGCTCGCTATTTTCGCGGGAAATCTGGGGATGAAACCTGCAACGACATTCATGCTCAGGCGTTATGGGATCCGGCGCGTCTTGATCGTGAACGGACTGATTTGTGCAGCGACACTCTGGGCCTGCACGGCAATCCAGGCCCAGACCCCAGTGCTGGTCATCATGGCGATTCTGTTTGCAGGGGGGCTGTCGCGTTCGATGCAGTTTACCTGCCTGAATACGCTAGCGTTTTCAGATATCCCACCGACTTTAACCGGACAGGCCAATGTCATTTTCAGCCTGGGGCGGCAACTGCATATCGGCGTGGGGATCGCTGCCGCAGCTCTGTCACTCCGGCTTTCGTCACTATGGACGGGATCGTCGATCGATCTGGCCACCGCCGTTCCATCACTGATCGACTTCCAGATCACGCTTGGGTTGATTGGTGGGATGGTGGTAATTTCCACCTTCGACAGCTGGCGACTCGCTCACGATGCAGCGGCAGAAGTGACCGGCCATCGGATCTGA
- a CDS encoding phage major capsid protein, translating into MPHLQPLIASLGPEGFYHKVCTLLNEKQLSVDDFSYYELAEACGVLPELRSTRPLATDLPIPALLRESNPGVNSSLFQVVTAELIGRKVLEGYEDDSGFIGDRLVTVLPSRGRSQKLAGFRALSGPTEVSEGHPYEESTFSEKFITTEEAKRGRILSINEELIAFDQTGEINRRALALGFYLRQERERTIVRAVTDADAGHQRFVYRPSGQGQVLYKADGSHQNVIGPDNITSTDFAGSLPLTNWDDIDKVLNYRATQIKDDRIDGAPRPILVPARQILVPEKLRGTARSLVHASEIIVTTEDRETRLANPIRDQFEVLSSPFIDEQGGSALSSWYLGDFKRQFVWTEIWPVQTFLQRETSEAAFDRDVVLRVKARYFGGVSAVDTVFVTKVDGSEE; encoded by the coding sequence ATGCCACACCTGCAACCACTCATCGCTTCACTCGGCCCCGAAGGCTTCTATCACAAGGTCTGTACGCTGCTCAATGAAAAGCAGCTCTCCGTCGATGACTTCAGTTATTACGAACTTGCCGAAGCCTGTGGTGTCCTCCCGGAGCTGCGCTCGACGCGGCCACTCGCCACCGATCTTCCCATTCCCGCACTTTTGCGAGAATCCAATCCCGGCGTGAACTCGTCGCTCTTTCAAGTCGTTACGGCCGAACTCATTGGCCGCAAAGTTCTCGAAGGCTACGAAGACGATTCCGGCTTCATTGGCGATCGCCTTGTGACCGTTCTTCCCAGCCGGGGAAGATCGCAGAAGCTGGCGGGCTTTCGCGCCTTGAGCGGCCCGACGGAAGTCTCGGAAGGTCATCCCTATGAAGAGTCAACCTTCAGTGAAAAATTCATCACCACCGAAGAAGCCAAACGCGGCCGCATTCTCTCGATCAATGAAGAGCTGATTGCTTTTGACCAGACGGGCGAAATCAACCGCCGGGCACTGGCCCTGGGCTTCTATCTGCGTCAGGAAAGAGAACGCACGATTGTGCGGGCAGTGACTGATGCCGACGCTGGCCATCAGCGGTTTGTCTATCGACCTTCCGGCCAGGGCCAGGTTCTTTACAAGGCTGATGGTTCGCATCAGAACGTCATCGGGCCCGACAACATCACCTCCACGGACTTTGCCGGAAGTCTCCCACTCACCAACTGGGACGACATCGACAAAGTGCTCAACTATCGCGCGACACAGATCAAGGATGACCGCATCGATGGTGCCCCGCGGCCCATTCTCGTTCCCGCCCGGCAGATACTTGTCCCGGAAAAACTGCGTGGTACCGCGCGCAGCCTCGTGCATGCCAGCGAGATCATCGTCACCACCGAAGACCGCGAAACCCGCCTCGCCAACCCCATTCGCGATCAGTTCGAAGTCCTCTCGTCCCCGTTCATTGATGAGCAGGGAGGCAGTGCCCTCTCTTCGTGGTATCTGGGCGATTTCAAGCGCCAGTTCGTCTGGACAGAAATCTGGCCCGTGCAAACCTTCCTCCAGCGGGAAACGAGCGAAGCGGCTTTCGATCGCGATGTCGTCCTGCGGGTGAAAGCCCGTTACTTCGGCGGAGTTTCAGCCGTCGATACGGTCTTCGTCACCAAAGTCGATGGCAGCGAAGAATAA
- a CDS encoding HK97 gp10 family phage protein codes for MNQPLALRILLQPPPAQGIFPDFQRDQLTPFRQRLVRQTAKKLLQRIAQLTPVDTGRAQSSWLLAAQQLQPETAANTATPDLQITEGNIGSLSTITIVNQVPYMPFLELGTSQMSPFAMIRRAILEQIR; via the coding sequence ATGAACCAACCCCTGGCACTCCGCATTTTGCTCCAACCTCCACCCGCTCAGGGAATCTTTCCCGACTTTCAGCGCGATCAGCTCACTCCCTTCCGCCAGCGACTCGTTCGTCAGACAGCCAAAAAACTGCTGCAGCGCATTGCCCAGTTGACTCCTGTCGATACAGGCCGGGCTCAATCGAGCTGGCTGCTCGCTGCCCAACAACTCCAGCCCGAAACAGCCGCCAATACCGCAACTCCCGATCTGCAGATCACGGAAGGAAACATCGGTTCGCTTTCCACCATCACGATTGTCAATCAGGTTCCCTACATGCCGTTTCTCGAACTGGGAACCAGCCAGATGTCTCCCTTCGCCATGATCCGGCGGGCAATTCTCGAACAGATCCGCTGA
- a CDS encoding motility associated factor glycosyltransferase family protein, with protein MFYRSTTDQQWSPLDLENLYAGPQGSACWLLGGGPSLTTLPLEKIRSSLAPIMAINLAGHGHIIPDFWTAYDPTTRFLPANYRTPRTLKFIHKRRAMDLLPGDTFKLCECPGVVFFEHEKRNFSQSFSPAATRILDWNDSFIQALDLLLHLGFRTIYLAGCELYIAPSTELQQQAQQHGLNYQPGQSLRLFLEACRSQNIAPGLTETAITGPQYHFDEAKPLAATLRTDDHYQRTVQLLRLSRQALTQTGLKLISVTPHSRLNDFFPYQTIAHALEDLSHIQGPPAHQQTRGLYTGQPIIAPQLTCPMRDLKAPTT; from the coding sequence ATGTTCTATCGTTCGACCACCGATCAGCAATGGTCGCCGCTCGATCTCGAAAACCTCTACGCAGGGCCGCAAGGTTCCGCCTGCTGGCTCTTAGGTGGCGGCCCTTCGCTCACGACTCTTCCACTCGAAAAAATTCGCTCGTCGCTCGCTCCCATCATGGCCATCAACCTCGCTGGTCACGGCCACATCATCCCCGACTTCTGGACAGCCTACGACCCCACCACACGCTTCCTCCCAGCCAACTACCGCACACCCCGCACTCTTAAATTCATTCACAAGAGACGGGCCATGGATCTCCTCCCCGGCGACACATTCAAACTCTGTGAATGCCCCGGCGTGGTCTTCTTCGAACACGAAAAACGCAACTTCTCCCAGTCGTTCTCACCAGCCGCCACCCGCATTCTCGACTGGAACGATTCTTTCATTCAGGCCCTCGATCTGCTCCTGCATCTCGGCTTTCGCACCATCTACCTCGCAGGCTGCGAACTCTACATCGCTCCCTCGACGGAACTCCAGCAACAGGCTCAGCAGCACGGCCTCAATTACCAGCCCGGCCAATCACTCCGGCTCTTCCTCGAAGCCTGCCGCAGCCAGAACATCGCCCCGGGACTCACAGAAACCGCCATCACGGGCCCTCAATATCACTTTGATGAAGCCAAGCCCCTGGCAGCGACCCTTCGCACCGACGACCACTACCAGCGCACCGTTCAACTCCTCAGACTCTCACGCCAGGCACTGACCCAAACGGGCCTGAAGCTCATCTCCGTCACACCTCACAGTCGCCTCAACGATTTCTTCCCCTATCAGACCATCGCACACGCCCTCGAAGATCTCTCGCACATCCAGGGCCCGCCAGCACATCAGCAAACCCGCGGCCTCTACACCGGCCAACCCATTATCGCCCCTCAACTCACCTGCCCCATGCGCGACCTCAAAGCCCCAACCACATAA